GGTCCTACCACTACTACCGCGGCGGCCTGCCCGCCTCGCGCGTCAACATGGGCGTGCCCTACTACACCCGCGGCTGGAAAAACGTGAGCGGCGGCAGCAACGGCCTGTGGGGAACCGCGGTGGGCGGCAATTGCCCGACCGGCCTGAAAACCTGCGGCGACGGCGCGGTAGGCATCGACAACCTCTGGCATGACCTGGATGAGAAAGGCCAGGAAGTGCCTGGCGGCTCCAACCCGATGTGGCACGCCAAGAACCTGGAGAAAGGCTTGGCCGGCAGCTACCTGGCATCCTACGGCGTCGACCCTTCGCTGCCGATCAACCAGCTCGTCGGCAGCTACCAGCGCAACTACAACGCCACGCTGGCCGCCCCATGGCTGTGGAACGCCAGCAAACGGGTGTTCCTGTCCACCGAAGACGAACAATCTCTGGCGCAGAAAGCGGCCTGGATAGACGCCAACAACGTCGGCGGCGTGATGTTCTGGGAGCTGGCGGGCGACTACGACTGGAAACCGCAGCGCAACAACGGCCAAGGCGAGTACTTCATCGGCAATACGCTGACCAACTTACTGCACAACGCCTTCAGCCAGCCGGCCAAGGTTAGCGCCCGCCGCGCCGACGCCTCCCCGGCGCCGACCGCGGCGATAGACGTGGGCTTCAGCCTGAGCGGCTTCAAGCTGGGCGATCAGAACTATCCGATCAACCCCAAGCTGACCATCGTCAACCGTTCCCAAACCACGCTGCCCGGCGGCACCGAGTTCCAGTTCGACGTGCCCACCTCGGCGCCGGCCAATATCGCCGACCAGTCCGGCTTCGGCCTCAAGGTGATCAGCGCCGGCCACAGCGGCAACAACATCGGCGGCCTGAAGGGCGACTTCAACCGCGTGTCGGTGAAGCTGCCCAGCTGGCAGAGCCTGGGCGCCGGACAGAGCGTGACGCTGGACGTGGTGTACTACCTGCCCATTTCCGGACCCAGCCACTACACGGTGGGCCTGAACGGCAAGACTTACGCCATCCGCGACGAGGCGCCCTACTTGCCTTATCTGCGCTGAGCGCTCAGCCCTCTCGGGGGCTGTCGATTCGAATCCCTTGTTCCTCCGCTTGCGGCCGGTTTGCTCCGGCCGCCTTTTTTTCGCTCTCTTCCCACTGCATCACCTCGTTCAACCGGCTCAAGGCCTGTTGCGGGTCGATGCCGAGCAACTTGCGCTGCCCCCGCAGGTAATGCTGGAAAAAACGAGACAGTGAATGATTGGCCATGCTGGACTCCTTGTGCTGGAGGCCGTATTGTCGCGCCAATAATGGGAACAAAAAATTGCTGAACTTTTACTACAAATTTCCTCTTTATGAACCATAAACGCCTGTTGCAACAATACAGCCGCCTGCACCAGCGCTTTGAGGGGCAAGATGTCGACACCTCGCTGCAGGAACTGTCCGAACTGCTGTGCTGCACTCGCCGCCACATGCGCAGCCTGCTGGCGCAAATGCAGGCGCTTGGCTGGCTGGACTGGGCCGCCCGGCCCGGCCGCGGCCAACGCTCCCGGCTACGCTTCCTGCGCGGCGTCGCCGAATTGCAGCGACAGCAGGCGGAACAATTGCTGGAACAGGGCCGCGTGGAGCAGGCGGTGGCGCTGCTGGACGACGACCCTCGCCAGCTGGCACCGCTGCTGCTGTCGCGGCTTGGACACCGCTGGAACCAGGACCGCCAAGTGCTGGGCGTGCCCTATTACCGGCCGTTGCCCAATCTGACGCCGGTGACGCCGCTGCGGCGCTCCGAACGCCATCTGGTGGCCCAGATTTTCAATGGCCTCACCCGGCTAAATGAGGAAAAAGGGGAAATAGAAGGCGATCTCGCCCATCACTGGGAACAACACTCCGATCGGGAATGGCATTTCCACCTGCGCCCGCGCGTACGCTGGCATGACGGCCGCGAGCTGAGCCTGGACGACATCGCCGCCGCCATAGCCAGGCTGCGGCGGCAGCCGCTGTTCTCCCACCTGGAATCGGTTCAGCGGCTGTCGCCGCGCAGCATCGCGCTGCGGCTGTCCGAATCCGATCCCTGGCTGCCGAGGCTGCTGGCCGATCCGGCCGCGTTGATCCTGCCCGCCGACCACGAAACCCGCGCCGGCTTCGCCTCCCGCCCCGTAGGAACCGGCCCTTACCGAGTAGCGGTCAACGACGAACACCGGCTGTCGCTGCAAGCCTTCGACGATTACTTCGGCCTGCGGGCGCTGCTGGACCAGGTGGACATCTGGATGGTGCCCAAGCTGGGCGATCAGCTGGCGCTGGATGTCAAGGGCGCTTGCGACCTGACAGTGGAGATCAATCCGCAACC
This genomic window from Chromobacterium phragmitis contains:
- the sgrR gene encoding HTH-type transcriptional regulator SgrR, producing MNHKRLLQQYSRLHQRFEGQDVDTSLQELSELLCCTRRHMRSLLAQMQALGWLDWAARPGRGQRSRLRFLRGVAELQRQQAEQLLEQGRVEQAVALLDDDPRQLAPLLLSRLGHRWNQDRQVLGVPYYRPLPNLTPVTPLRRSERHLVAQIFNGLTRLNEEKGEIEGDLAHHWEQHSDREWHFHLRPRVRWHDGRELSLDDIAAAIARLRRQPLFSHLESVQRLSPRSIALRLSESDPWLPRLLADPAALILPADHETRAGFASRPVGTGPYRVAVNDEHRLSLQAFDDYFGLRALLDQVDIWMVPKLGDQLALDVKGACDLTVEINPQPVAEQTEMALETGVYYLLCDGRSETMRSDAVRRWLAQTLAPLAVMQQTPAAVRQYWVAASGLLPRWHHSEPQAPPAAPAIRSLRLAYYEQHPEYRQIADAITQCLAPLGIELRCQVHSYQDWERGLAETDLWLGTVNFSSDVDYAVPAWLLGTPLLRRCLEPALPMDEWLRGWRAGSQQASGLAAQVVRRHWMLPLFHNWLRLKGPGQIEDFRLNSMGWFDFKSAWLRPQTS